A section of the Echeneis naucrates chromosome 12, fEcheNa1.1, whole genome shotgun sequence genome encodes:
- the sardh gene encoding sarcosine dehydrogenase, mitochondrial isoform X1, with product MAFLGSAVRRVVSAGWSPLSPFCRTSARSYSSELTKEKSVPYDKTLKQEDGASSGPTKPLPRSADVVVIGGGSLGCQTIYHLAKMGMTNVVLLERDRLTAGTTWHTAGLLWQLRPSDVEVELLAHTRNVISKDLEEETGLHTGWIQNGGLFIASNKQRLDEYKRLMSLGKVYGIESHVLSPAETKDLYPLMNVDDLYGTLYVPKDGTMDPAGTCTTLSRAASTRGATVIENCPVTGIQVRTDDIGVKRVKAVETPHGIIETPCVVNCAGVWATKLGDMAGVKVPLIAMHHAYVVTERIEGIQNMPNVRDHDASVYLRLQGDALSVGGYEQNPIFWDEVSDKFAFSLFDLDWDVFTQHIEGAINRVPSLEQTGIKSTVCGPESFTADHKPLMGEAPEVRGFFLGCGFNSAGMMLGGGCGRELAHWIIHGRPEKDMYGYDIRRFHNSLTDNKRWIRERSHESYAKNYSVVFPFDEPLASRNMRKDPFHQVLMEQGCVFQERHGWERPGWFNKDGLAPVKDYDYYGAYDTGKNVNYKYNELLGKEYTFDFPPHHDVIKSECLSCRHGVAVFDMSYFGKFYLTGPDAKKAADWLFTADVNKKPGSTVYTCMLNKRGGVEADLTVSRLEPGAANLPLAPESNGDVYYLAIGGAVAEHNWNHIRTVFQDQGFRCQLTDHSENMGMISIQGPKSREVLQEVLDRDLSNEAFPFSTHKVVNAAGHQVRAMRLSFVGELGWELHIPKDSCLPVYQAVMAAGVKHGIINSGYRAIDSLSIEKGYRHWHADLRPDDTPLEAGLAFTCKLKSSIPFQGRDRLEKQKKEGLKRRIVCFTIDEKVPMFGLEAIFRNGVPVGNLRRADYGFFIDKTMGYGYIRSPDGGVVSADFIKSGEFTLERMGVTYKAKAHLKSPFDHENKRVKGIYV from the exons ATGGCCTTCCTAGGGAGCGCAGTTCGGCGGGTGGTGTCGGCAGGGTGgtcccctctttctcctttctgcCGGACAAGTGCTAGATCCTACAGCTCAGAGCTTACTAAGGAAAAAAGTGTTCCTTATGATAAGACGCTCAAACAAGAGGATGGAGCCTCCTCTGGACCCACTAAACCTTTGCCCAG GTCAGCTGATGTGGTGGTAATTGGAGGAGGCAGTCTGGGCTGTCAAACCATCTACCACCTGGCTAAAATGGGTATGACAAACGTAGTTCtgctggagagagacagactaaCTGCTGGCACCACTTGGCACACTGCAG GCCTGCTGTGGCAGCTTCGTCCCAGTGATGTTGAAGTGGAGCTCTTGGCTCATACTAGAAATGTGATTAGCAAAGACCTGGAGGAGGAAACGGGTCTCCACACAGGCTGGATTCAGAATGGAGGACTCTTCATTGCCTCCAACAAACAGAGACTGGATGAGTACAAGCGCCTCATGTCg CTGGGTAAAGTTTATGGTATTGAGTCCCATGTGCTTTCACCTGCGGAGACCAAGGACCTTTATCCTCTGATGAATGTTGATGATCTCTATGGAACCCTGTATGTCCCAAAAGATGGCACCATGGACCCAGCTGGCACTTGCACCACTCTATCCAGAGCTGCCTCCACCAGGGGAGCCACG GTGATTGAGAACTGCCCTGTGACTGGTATTCAAGTGCGGACAGACGACATTGGGGTGAAGAGGGTTAAGGCAGTTGAAACCCCTCATGGGATCATTGAAACACCTTGTGTGGTGAACTGTGCAG gtgtgtgggCGACCAAGCTGGGGGACATGGCTGGAGTCAAGGTGCCTCTCATAGCAATGCACCATGCCTACGTAGTGACAGAGAGAATTGAAGGCATACAG AACATGCCAAATGTTAGGGACCATGATGCATCAGTATACCTGCGACTTCAAGGGGATGCTCTCTCTGTGGGTGGCTATGAACAGAATCCCATCTTTTGGGATGAG GTGTCTGATAAGTTTGCCTTCAGTTTGTTCGACCTGGACTGGGATGTATTCACACAACATATTGAGGGCGCAATCAACAGAGTCCCCTCTTTGGAGCAGACTGGCATCAAGTCCACAGTCTGTGGACCAG AATCATTCACAGCTGACCATAAGCCCCTGATGGGAGAAGCACCAGAGGTCAGGGGTTTCTTCCTGGGATGTGGCTTCAACAGTGCGG GTATGATGCTAGGGGGTGGATGTGGTCGAGAGCTGGCTCACTGGATCATACATGGCCGTCCTGAAAAGGATATGTATGGATATGACATTAG GCGTTTCCATAACTCACTGACAGACAATAAACGCTGGATCAGAGAGAGGAGCCATGAGTCGTATGCTAAAAACTACTCTGTGGTGTTCCCTTTTGATGAGCCGCTGGCCAGCAGAAACATGAGGAAAGACCCTTTCCATCAG gtgcTGATGGAGCAGGGCTGCGTGTTCCAGGAGAGACATGGTTGGGAGAGACCTGGCTGGTTCAACAAAGACGGCCTTGCTCCT GTTAAGGATTATGATTACTATGGGGCTTATGACACAGGGAAAAATGTGAACTACAAATACAATGAACTGCTGGGGAAAGAATACACCTTTGACTTCCCTCCACATCATGATGTG attAAGAGTGAGTGCCTCTCATGTAGACATGGTGTGGCTGTGTTTGACATGTCCTACTTTGGAAAGTTCTATCTCACTGGACCAGATGCCAAGAAggcagctgattggctgttcaCTGCTGATGTCAACAAGAAGCCAG GCTCCACTGTGTACACCTGCATGCTGAATAAAAGAGGAGGGGTGGAAGCTGACCTGACAGTGAGCAGACTGGAGCCTGGTGCTGCCAACCTGCCCCTGGCACCAGAATCCAATG GTGATGTGTATTACCTGGCCATTGGAGGTGCTGTTGCAGAACACAACTGGAACCACATTAGAACAGTTTTTCAGGACCAAGGTTTCCGCTGCCAACTGACAGACCACTCTGAGAACATGGGGATGATCAGTATCCAGGGACCAAAGAG TCGAGAGGTGCTTCAGGAGGTATTAGACAGAGACCTGAGCAACGAAGCATTCCCCTTCTCTACCCACAAAGTTGTCAATGCAGCAGGACATCAG GTACGGGCTATGCGTCTGTCATTTGTGGGAGAGCTTGGATGGGAACTGCACATTCCCAAAGACTCTTGCCTTCCAGTCTACCAGGCAGTCATGGCTGCTGGTGTAAAGCATGGCATCATCAACTCAGGCTACAGAGCCATCGACTCACTCAGCATAGAGAAAG GGTACAGACATTGGCACGCTGATCTTCGTCCTGATGACACACCATTGGAGGCGGGGCTTGCCTTCACCTGCAAACTCAAGAGTTCAATCCCGTTCCAGGGCCGTGACAGGctggagaaacagaagaaggaGGGGCTAAAGAGGCGCATCGTCTGCTTCACCATTGACGA GAAAGTACCAATGTTTGGTCTGGAGGCCATTTTCCGTAATGGAGTTCCTGTTGGTAACCTACGGCGTGCTGATTATGGCTTCTTCATTGACAAAACCATGGGTTATGGATATATCCGTAGCCCTGATGGAGGAGTG GTGAGTGCTGATTTCATAAAGAGTGGTGAGTTTACCCTGGAGAGGATGGGAGTGACGTACAAGGCCAAGGCCCACCTCAAATCTCCATTTGACCATGAGAATAAACGAGTCAAAGGCATCTATGTTTGA
- the sardh gene encoding sarcosine dehydrogenase, mitochondrial isoform X2, protein MAFLGSAVRRVVSAGWSPLSPFCRTSARSYSSELTKEKSVPYDKTLKQEDGASSGPTKPLPRSADVVVIGGGSLGCQTIYHLAKMGMTNVVLLERDRLTAGTTWHTAGLLWQLRPSDVEVELLAHTRNVISKDLEEETGLHTGWIQNGGLFIASNKQRLDEYKRLMSLGKVYGIESHVLSPAETKDLYPLMNVDDLYGTLYVPKDGTMDPAGTCTTLSRAASTRGATVIENCPVTGIQVRTDDIGVKRVKAVETPHGIIETPCVVNCAGVWATKLGDMAGVKVPLIAMHHAYVVTERIEGIQNMPNVRDHDASVYLRLQGDALSVGGYEQNPIFWDEVSDKFAFSLFDLDWDVFTQHIEGAINRVPSLEQTGIKSTVCGPESFTADHKPLMGEAPEVRGFFLGCGFNSAGMMLGGGCGRELAHWIIHGRPEKDMYGYDIRRFHNSLTDNKRWIRERSHESYAKNYSVVFPFDEPLASRNMRKDPFHQVLMEQGCVFQERHGWERPGWFNKDGLAPVKDYDYYGAYDTGKNVNYKYNELLGKEYTFDFPPHHDVIKSECLSCRHGVAVFDMSYFGKFYLTGPDAKKAADWLFTADVNKKPGSTVYTCMLNKRGGVEADLTVSRLEPGAANLPLAPESNGDVYYLAIGGAVAEHNWNHIRTVFQDQGFRCQLTDHSENMGMISIQGPKSREVLQEVLDRDLSNEAFPFSTHKVVNAAGHQVRAMRLSFVGELGWELHIPKDSCLPVYQAVMAAGVKHGIINSGYRAIDSLSIEKGYRHWHADLRPDDTPLEAGLAFTCKLKSSIPFQGRDRLEKQKKEGLKRRIVCFTIDEKVPMFGLEAIFRNGVPVGNLRRADYGFFIDKTMGYGYIRSPDGGVVSADFIKSARYCQAPD, encoded by the exons ATGGCCTTCCTAGGGAGCGCAGTTCGGCGGGTGGTGTCGGCAGGGTGgtcccctctttctcctttctgcCGGACAAGTGCTAGATCCTACAGCTCAGAGCTTACTAAGGAAAAAAGTGTTCCTTATGATAAGACGCTCAAACAAGAGGATGGAGCCTCCTCTGGACCCACTAAACCTTTGCCCAG GTCAGCTGATGTGGTGGTAATTGGAGGAGGCAGTCTGGGCTGTCAAACCATCTACCACCTGGCTAAAATGGGTATGACAAACGTAGTTCtgctggagagagacagactaaCTGCTGGCACCACTTGGCACACTGCAG GCCTGCTGTGGCAGCTTCGTCCCAGTGATGTTGAAGTGGAGCTCTTGGCTCATACTAGAAATGTGATTAGCAAAGACCTGGAGGAGGAAACGGGTCTCCACACAGGCTGGATTCAGAATGGAGGACTCTTCATTGCCTCCAACAAACAGAGACTGGATGAGTACAAGCGCCTCATGTCg CTGGGTAAAGTTTATGGTATTGAGTCCCATGTGCTTTCACCTGCGGAGACCAAGGACCTTTATCCTCTGATGAATGTTGATGATCTCTATGGAACCCTGTATGTCCCAAAAGATGGCACCATGGACCCAGCTGGCACTTGCACCACTCTATCCAGAGCTGCCTCCACCAGGGGAGCCACG GTGATTGAGAACTGCCCTGTGACTGGTATTCAAGTGCGGACAGACGACATTGGGGTGAAGAGGGTTAAGGCAGTTGAAACCCCTCATGGGATCATTGAAACACCTTGTGTGGTGAACTGTGCAG gtgtgtgggCGACCAAGCTGGGGGACATGGCTGGAGTCAAGGTGCCTCTCATAGCAATGCACCATGCCTACGTAGTGACAGAGAGAATTGAAGGCATACAG AACATGCCAAATGTTAGGGACCATGATGCATCAGTATACCTGCGACTTCAAGGGGATGCTCTCTCTGTGGGTGGCTATGAACAGAATCCCATCTTTTGGGATGAG GTGTCTGATAAGTTTGCCTTCAGTTTGTTCGACCTGGACTGGGATGTATTCACACAACATATTGAGGGCGCAATCAACAGAGTCCCCTCTTTGGAGCAGACTGGCATCAAGTCCACAGTCTGTGGACCAG AATCATTCACAGCTGACCATAAGCCCCTGATGGGAGAAGCACCAGAGGTCAGGGGTTTCTTCCTGGGATGTGGCTTCAACAGTGCGG GTATGATGCTAGGGGGTGGATGTGGTCGAGAGCTGGCTCACTGGATCATACATGGCCGTCCTGAAAAGGATATGTATGGATATGACATTAG GCGTTTCCATAACTCACTGACAGACAATAAACGCTGGATCAGAGAGAGGAGCCATGAGTCGTATGCTAAAAACTACTCTGTGGTGTTCCCTTTTGATGAGCCGCTGGCCAGCAGAAACATGAGGAAAGACCCTTTCCATCAG gtgcTGATGGAGCAGGGCTGCGTGTTCCAGGAGAGACATGGTTGGGAGAGACCTGGCTGGTTCAACAAAGACGGCCTTGCTCCT GTTAAGGATTATGATTACTATGGGGCTTATGACACAGGGAAAAATGTGAACTACAAATACAATGAACTGCTGGGGAAAGAATACACCTTTGACTTCCCTCCACATCATGATGTG attAAGAGTGAGTGCCTCTCATGTAGACATGGTGTGGCTGTGTTTGACATGTCCTACTTTGGAAAGTTCTATCTCACTGGACCAGATGCCAAGAAggcagctgattggctgttcaCTGCTGATGTCAACAAGAAGCCAG GCTCCACTGTGTACACCTGCATGCTGAATAAAAGAGGAGGGGTGGAAGCTGACCTGACAGTGAGCAGACTGGAGCCTGGTGCTGCCAACCTGCCCCTGGCACCAGAATCCAATG GTGATGTGTATTACCTGGCCATTGGAGGTGCTGTTGCAGAACACAACTGGAACCACATTAGAACAGTTTTTCAGGACCAAGGTTTCCGCTGCCAACTGACAGACCACTCTGAGAACATGGGGATGATCAGTATCCAGGGACCAAAGAG TCGAGAGGTGCTTCAGGAGGTATTAGACAGAGACCTGAGCAACGAAGCATTCCCCTTCTCTACCCACAAAGTTGTCAATGCAGCAGGACATCAG GTACGGGCTATGCGTCTGTCATTTGTGGGAGAGCTTGGATGGGAACTGCACATTCCCAAAGACTCTTGCCTTCCAGTCTACCAGGCAGTCATGGCTGCTGGTGTAAAGCATGGCATCATCAACTCAGGCTACAGAGCCATCGACTCACTCAGCATAGAGAAAG GGTACAGACATTGGCACGCTGATCTTCGTCCTGATGACACACCATTGGAGGCGGGGCTTGCCTTCACCTGCAAACTCAAGAGTTCAATCCCGTTCCAGGGCCGTGACAGGctggagaaacagaagaaggaGGGGCTAAAGAGGCGCATCGTCTGCTTCACCATTGACGA GAAAGTACCAATGTTTGGTCTGGAGGCCATTTTCCGTAATGGAGTTCCTGTTGGTAACCTACGGCGTGCTGATTATGGCTTCTTCATTGACAAAACCATGGGTTATGGATATATCCGTAGCCCTGATGGAGGAGTG GTGAGTGCTGATTTCATAAAGAGTG CTAGGTACTGCCAAGCCCCTGACTGA
- the sardh gene encoding sarcosine dehydrogenase, mitochondrial isoform X3, with translation MAFLGSAVRRVVSAGWSPLSPFCRTSARSYSSELTKEKSVPYDKTLKQEDGASSGPTKPLPRSADVVVIGGGSLGCQTIYHLAKMGMTNVVLLERDRLTAGTTWHTAGLLWQLRPSDVEVELLAHTRNVISKDLEEETGLHTGWIQNGGLFIASNKQRLDEYKRLMSLGKVYGIESHVLSPAETKDLYPLMNVDDLYGTLYVPKDGTMDPAGTCTTLSRAASTRGATVIENCPVTGIQVRTDDIGVKRVKAVETPHGIIETPCVVNCAGVWATKLGDMAGVKVPLIAMHHAYVVTERIEGIQNMPNVRDHDASVYLRLQGDALSVGGYEQNPIFWDEVSDKFAFSLFDLDWDVFTQHIEGAINRVPSLEQTGIKSTVCGPESFTADHKPLMGEAPEVRGFFLGCGFNSAGMMLGGGCGRELAHWIIHGRPEKDMYGYDIRRFHNSLTDNKRWIRERSHESYAKNYSVVFPFDEPLASRNMRKDPFHQVLMEQGCVFQERHGWERPGWFNKDGLAPVKDYDYYGAYDTGKNVNYKYNELLGKEYTFDFPPHHDVIKSECLSCRHGVAVFDMSYFGKFYLTGPDAKKAADWLFTADVNKKPGSTVYTCMLNKRGGVEADLTVSRLEPGAANLPLAPESNGDVYYLAIGGAVAEHNWNHIRTVFQDQGFRCQLTDHSENMGMISIQGPKSREVLQEVLDRDLSNEAFPFSTHKVVNAAGHQVRAMRLSFVGELGWELHIPKDSCLPVYQAVMAAGVKHGIINSGYRAIDSLSIEKGYRHWHADLRPDDTPLEAGLAFTCKLKSSIPFQGRDRLEKQKKEGLKRRIVCFTIDEKVPMFGLEAIFRNGVPVGNLRRADYGFFIDKTMGYGYIRSPDGGVAASG, from the exons ATGGCCTTCCTAGGGAGCGCAGTTCGGCGGGTGGTGTCGGCAGGGTGgtcccctctttctcctttctgcCGGACAAGTGCTAGATCCTACAGCTCAGAGCTTACTAAGGAAAAAAGTGTTCCTTATGATAAGACGCTCAAACAAGAGGATGGAGCCTCCTCTGGACCCACTAAACCTTTGCCCAG GTCAGCTGATGTGGTGGTAATTGGAGGAGGCAGTCTGGGCTGTCAAACCATCTACCACCTGGCTAAAATGGGTATGACAAACGTAGTTCtgctggagagagacagactaaCTGCTGGCACCACTTGGCACACTGCAG GCCTGCTGTGGCAGCTTCGTCCCAGTGATGTTGAAGTGGAGCTCTTGGCTCATACTAGAAATGTGATTAGCAAAGACCTGGAGGAGGAAACGGGTCTCCACACAGGCTGGATTCAGAATGGAGGACTCTTCATTGCCTCCAACAAACAGAGACTGGATGAGTACAAGCGCCTCATGTCg CTGGGTAAAGTTTATGGTATTGAGTCCCATGTGCTTTCACCTGCGGAGACCAAGGACCTTTATCCTCTGATGAATGTTGATGATCTCTATGGAACCCTGTATGTCCCAAAAGATGGCACCATGGACCCAGCTGGCACTTGCACCACTCTATCCAGAGCTGCCTCCACCAGGGGAGCCACG GTGATTGAGAACTGCCCTGTGACTGGTATTCAAGTGCGGACAGACGACATTGGGGTGAAGAGGGTTAAGGCAGTTGAAACCCCTCATGGGATCATTGAAACACCTTGTGTGGTGAACTGTGCAG gtgtgtgggCGACCAAGCTGGGGGACATGGCTGGAGTCAAGGTGCCTCTCATAGCAATGCACCATGCCTACGTAGTGACAGAGAGAATTGAAGGCATACAG AACATGCCAAATGTTAGGGACCATGATGCATCAGTATACCTGCGACTTCAAGGGGATGCTCTCTCTGTGGGTGGCTATGAACAGAATCCCATCTTTTGGGATGAG GTGTCTGATAAGTTTGCCTTCAGTTTGTTCGACCTGGACTGGGATGTATTCACACAACATATTGAGGGCGCAATCAACAGAGTCCCCTCTTTGGAGCAGACTGGCATCAAGTCCACAGTCTGTGGACCAG AATCATTCACAGCTGACCATAAGCCCCTGATGGGAGAAGCACCAGAGGTCAGGGGTTTCTTCCTGGGATGTGGCTTCAACAGTGCGG GTATGATGCTAGGGGGTGGATGTGGTCGAGAGCTGGCTCACTGGATCATACATGGCCGTCCTGAAAAGGATATGTATGGATATGACATTAG GCGTTTCCATAACTCACTGACAGACAATAAACGCTGGATCAGAGAGAGGAGCCATGAGTCGTATGCTAAAAACTACTCTGTGGTGTTCCCTTTTGATGAGCCGCTGGCCAGCAGAAACATGAGGAAAGACCCTTTCCATCAG gtgcTGATGGAGCAGGGCTGCGTGTTCCAGGAGAGACATGGTTGGGAGAGACCTGGCTGGTTCAACAAAGACGGCCTTGCTCCT GTTAAGGATTATGATTACTATGGGGCTTATGACACAGGGAAAAATGTGAACTACAAATACAATGAACTGCTGGGGAAAGAATACACCTTTGACTTCCCTCCACATCATGATGTG attAAGAGTGAGTGCCTCTCATGTAGACATGGTGTGGCTGTGTTTGACATGTCCTACTTTGGAAAGTTCTATCTCACTGGACCAGATGCCAAGAAggcagctgattggctgttcaCTGCTGATGTCAACAAGAAGCCAG GCTCCACTGTGTACACCTGCATGCTGAATAAAAGAGGAGGGGTGGAAGCTGACCTGACAGTGAGCAGACTGGAGCCTGGTGCTGCCAACCTGCCCCTGGCACCAGAATCCAATG GTGATGTGTATTACCTGGCCATTGGAGGTGCTGTTGCAGAACACAACTGGAACCACATTAGAACAGTTTTTCAGGACCAAGGTTTCCGCTGCCAACTGACAGACCACTCTGAGAACATGGGGATGATCAGTATCCAGGGACCAAAGAG TCGAGAGGTGCTTCAGGAGGTATTAGACAGAGACCTGAGCAACGAAGCATTCCCCTTCTCTACCCACAAAGTTGTCAATGCAGCAGGACATCAG GTACGGGCTATGCGTCTGTCATTTGTGGGAGAGCTTGGATGGGAACTGCACATTCCCAAAGACTCTTGCCTTCCAGTCTACCAGGCAGTCATGGCTGCTGGTGTAAAGCATGGCATCATCAACTCAGGCTACAGAGCCATCGACTCACTCAGCATAGAGAAAG GGTACAGACATTGGCACGCTGATCTTCGTCCTGATGACACACCATTGGAGGCGGGGCTTGCCTTCACCTGCAAACTCAAGAGTTCAATCCCGTTCCAGGGCCGTGACAGGctggagaaacagaagaaggaGGGGCTAAAGAGGCGCATCGTCTGCTTCACCATTGACGA GAAAGTACCAATGTTTGGTCTGGAGGCCATTTTCCGTAATGGAGTTCCTGTTGGTAACCTACGGCGTGCTGATTATGGCTTCTTCATTGACAAAACCATGGGTTATGGATATATCCGTAGCCCTGATGGAGGAGTG